A region from the Microthrixaceae bacterium genome encodes:
- a CDS encoding ABC transporter ATP-binding protein, which yields MTLQLQDINVTVADGPDRLTILDGTTLAVGPGELIAVTGVSGSGKSTLVAVSGLLRRPDQGQVLIDGEDLSDAPDRRRATVRRDHIGLIFQSANLFPSLTSIQQLELVAHLDGKITTDDRDQARHLLDTVGLSDRLHHRPGQLSGGERQRVAIARVLMGNPSVVLADEPTAALDDARGREIMALLAELTTTRQTATVVVTHAPHQLHDPDHALRLAEGALHPTTDRDAAPL from the coding sequence ATGACACTCCAACTACAGGACATCAACGTCACCGTCGCCGACGGCCCCGACCGGCTCACGATCCTCGACGGAACCACACTCGCCGTCGGACCCGGCGAGCTCATCGCCGTCACGGGCGTGTCCGGGTCCGGCAAGTCCACCCTCGTCGCCGTCTCCGGCCTCCTGCGCCGACCCGACCAGGGGCAGGTCCTCATCGACGGCGAGGACCTATCGGACGCACCCGACCGTCGCCGTGCGACCGTCCGACGCGACCACATCGGCCTCATCTTCCAGAGCGCCAACCTGTTCCCATCCCTCACCTCCATCCAACAGCTCGAACTCGTCGCCCACCTCGACGGCAAGATCACCACCGACGACCGCGACCAGGCCCGCCACCTGCTCGACACCGTCGGGCTCAGCGACCGGCTCCACCACCGACCCGGACAGCTCTCCGGCGGCGAACGGCAACGCGTCGCGATCGCCCGAGTGCTCATGGGCAATCCCTCGGTCGTGCTCGCCGACGAACCCACCGCAGCACTCGACGATGCCCGCGGGCGGGAGATCATGGCTCTCCTCGCCGAGCTCACCACCACCCGACAAACCGCGACCGTCGTGGTCACCCACGCTCCCCACCAGCTCCACGACCCAGACCATGCCCTGCGCCTGGCCGAAGGAGCGCTCCACCCAACCACAGACCGGGACGCCGCGCCGCTCTAA